The Stigmatella ashevillena genomic sequence AGCAGCAGTGCCGCCAAGGCCCGCCCCACCGGAGACAGGGCCTGGGGGTCGTTCAGCGGATTCAAGAAGGCCATGGGCTCGGCAGGTCCTGGGAAGGAATGGCATCACCTCGTCGAGCAGACGCCGAGCAACGTGAAGCAGTTCGGATCCCACGCCCTCCACAACACCGAGAACATCGTCTCGCTGGACAAGGGCATCCACACCCGAATCAGCTCGCTCTACTCGTCTATTCAGAGGGACATCACCGGCTCCGCCACCCTGACCGTGCGGCAGTGGTTGAACACACAGTCTTATAAGGCCCAACGCGAATTCGGGCTGCTCGCCATCGAGAAGGTAACAAAGGGGTTCTGGTGATGAAGCTGGAGGAACTCGTCGAGCAGTTCGCGCAGAACGTGGCCGATCAGACCGACGCCATCTGGAGTGGAGACGCCAAGACCGGGAACAAGCACGCCAAGAAGTACGGTGCTGCCTTCGACAAACTCCGCACTCACGGTGATGCCGGGCGCGACGCCCTGACCGTGCTGTTCAAGCACCCACGCCTGGACGTACGAGTCATGGCCGCCGCGCACCTGCTCCGCTATCGAACGGCCGAGGCAAAAGCGGTCTTGGAGGAGGTCGCCAAGGGTGAGGGGCTGATCTCATTCAAAGCAGGGCAGGCGCTGAAGCGGTGGGAGGAAGGTACCTGGGCTCTT encodes the following:
- a CDS encoding DUF2019 domain-containing protein → MKLEELVEQFAQNVADQTDAIWSGDAKTGNKHAKKYGAAFDKLRTHGDAGRDALTVLFKHPRLDVRVMAAAHLLRYRTAEAKAVLEEVAKGEGLISFKAGQALKRWEEGTWALDPE